From the Heptranchias perlo isolate sHepPer1 unplaced genomic scaffold, sHepPer1.hap1 HAP1_SCAFFOLD_688, whole genome shotgun sequence genome, one window contains:
- the LOC137318254 gene encoding uncharacterized protein — protein sequence PGIRCPWKPRRNRATRERPQARLPVPGLRPDSQSPASGPSPTPSPRPQAPPRLPVPGLRPLPDSQSPASGPTPSPRPQAPPRLPVPGLRPLPDSQSPASGPTPSPRPQARLPVPGLRPDSQSPASGPTPSPRPQAPPRLPVPGLRPSPTPSPRPQAPPRLPVPGLRPLPDSQSPASGPSPTPSPRPQAPPRLPVPGLRPSPPPPALLLPLAALNQLLAAGAISFQLPSNARKCLREEIHKDRLVTDSSGHILSSKEEATKGKFAFTTDDYDMFEICFESRLPPESTSARVLYFSIFSMCCLVGLATWQVFYLRRFFKAKKLIE from the exons CCCGGAATCCGTTGCCCCTGGAAACCGCGCAGGAACCGAGCGACACGAGAGCGGCCTcaggcccgactcccagtccccggcctcaggcccgactcccagtccccggcctcaggcccctccccgactcccagtccccggcctcaggcccctccccgactcccagtccccggcctcaggcccctccccgactcccagtccccggcctcaggcccgactcccagtccccggcctcaggcccctccccgactcccagtccccggcctcaggcccctccccgactcccagtccccggcctcaggcccgactcccagtccccggcctcaggcccgactcccagtccccggcctcaggcccgactcccagtccccggcctcaggcccgactcccagtccccggcctcaggcccctccccgactcccagtccccggcctcaggccctccccgactcccagtccccggcctcaggcccctccccgactcccagtccccggcctcaggcccctccccgactcccagtccccggcctcaggcccctccccgactcccagtccccggcctcaggcccctccccgactcccagtccccggcctcaggccctcacctcctccccccgccctgctcctgcccctcgccGCCCTGAACCAGCTGCTGGCCGCCGGCGCCATCTCCTTCCAGCTGCCGTCCAACGCCAGGAAGTGTCTGCGGGAGGAGATCCACAAGGACAGGCTG gtgacggACTCCTCCGGCCACATCCTGTCCTCTAAGGAGGAGGCGACGAAGGGCAAATTCGCCTTCACCACTGACGACTACGACATGTTCGAGATCTGCTTCGAGAGCCGCCTGCCCCCGG AGTCCACCAGTGCTCGTGTCCTGTATTTCAGCATCTTCTCCATGTGCTGCCTCGTCGGCCTGGCCACCTGGCAGGTCTTCTACCTGCGACGCTTCTTCAAAGCCAAGAAGCTCATTGAGTAA